Within the Montipora foliosa isolate CH-2021 chromosome 11, ASM3666993v2, whole genome shotgun sequence genome, the region TATGCACATAATGCTGTAGATTGGACAACCTCTGCAATTTCTTACAATAAATCTTTTATGGGACAatatatcattaattttttttgtttcaaatagtatatattttaaattattagtaGTTTGACACATGACTTAACATCTTATCTTAAGAACTTTTAAAAAACACCTTACCTAAAATGACCAGTATGAGCAAGCCACAGAAATAGATTTTGTGACTCACTGATCCTCCACAGTGCAGATTGCTTTGAAAATGTATAGTACCAAGTACTTTAGCCCTTTTAGTATTCCATCACAATACAACTACTAGCCTTCAAAAAGGCAATTTGTCATTCAAAAGAAGTTTGGGTTTGTTTGCTCTCTCATGGTCTGGTGATACTTGAGAGAAAATAAAGCACAAAACTCTATGAGCAAAGGTTACCCATCCTTACGACAGGGGGTCTGAGGATTCCATGAAGCATGATGCAAAAGCAAACATGTACATACCGTCAATAAATCCCAAACAGCAAGCTTCACTTCTATTCCATACAAATAGACCTTGTGACATAATTACCTCAATCTTTCCTTATTCCTTCCTGTGCACTACAGgcttcagttgttcaaaaggtggataatgctatccacccgataaatcactatccagtggataaacactagcgaaaccaattgagttatccagtggatagtaatttattcagtggatagcactatccacccttcaaaaaACTGGGGCCTGATCTTTCTCAACTCCCTTTCTACACCAACAACAAACAATTTACCGTAATTATTTCAGACTTGTAAACATTTTCCAAGATCACATTGGTGATGGACAAATGTCCCACTTCTTGAGCTgcataaattttctttttggatgggCCAGGAACTAAATAGTGGCAGATTTGTGTaataaatacattataataGACCTTATCGAAAAAATCATGAACACTGTTTTCAAACTGAATGGAATGCGAATTAACATCCTAAAAAAGCTACAGAGCTGCACTGAAAAGACTCATGAGGGGTGGGTGGGAGGGGTAGGTCAGGCAATGGTGGATGGCAAAAAACAAACCAAGCCACCAACAAGCCATGCGACCTGAAGAACCCCCACACACTGGACCCCATCCTCCCAGCTGTGTGtgagaaaaatattttccattttattCATTCCTCAATCAGTGGGAAAACTCACTTATTGTTATTTTCATGAGGAAGATTCATTTATGACTGTAACATAGGAATACTTGAGTTTTCACTCTGTTCGCTTGGTTGTGGATTATTATCATCAGGCCCATCAATATTCTGAGAGTACAATTTGTCGTCCTCCCTTATACCATGCCGTGTCAGCATGTGTTTCTTCAGGTTGTGACCAATAATGAACTTGCTGCCACAAAGGTGGCACTGGTATGGACGTTCGCCTGTGTGGCAGCGAACGTGTGCCTTCAGCACATTTGACCGTGCAAACGTCTTTCCACAGTAAACGCATTTAAAGGGTTTCACCTTCTGGTGAATTGCCAGGTGCTGGTTTAGGTTACCACTCAAGTTGAAGCCCCACCCACATATCTTACAGATGTATGGTCGATCACCAGTGTGAGAACGTTTGTGTCGTGTCACTGAAAGAGCAGAGTCAAATTGTTTGTGGCAGATATCACAGCTATGTTCTTTACCATCTTCATACCTATCATTACAATTATGATGGTGAGAGCTGTCTGATTGCTCTGTATGGTCTGGAGATGCACCAACAACTTCTACAACATGTGGCATCAATGGTGATACCTGATGAACAGGAACAGAATTGGAATGAACCTCTGGAGAACTTGTTGGCATGATAACTGAATAACCCTCTGAATGAATGTGGTGCCTTGCATCCTGATGTTCTGCATTATCTCCCTGCGGAGAAATACTGACTTTCTTCATTTTCGGCACAGGAGAGGAATCATTTGCAGTTTCAAAGACTTCACTAGGGTCTGTTTTAATCTGAACAGTGCTCTGCAATAACACTATTGGGGTTGAGTCATTTGAACATTCCATTTTTTCTGCGGACTTTTGTAATCTATCAATCCTGACACTGTGTGTTCCGTGACTCATAGCTGCTTGGTCACGTGGAGGACTGCTATCACCATTTACAAAGTTTGAATCAGAGTCATTTTCTCCCCCACTAGTCTCTCTTGAATCACTGTGGATGTCAATAATGACTGGGTGTTCTTCACTGACAGCCGGACTGGAGTCATTTGTTG harbors:
- the LOC137977542 gene encoding uncharacterized protein; the protein is MFCSVLYSNMASESARIQVRQNEVLLFKNGQPVLRVQQGTTLSVIKLLYQADPRNKGTVIALRPETDDPLPCLLTLDQSALEEAKYEIITHEPSLENYSNLTNGNGEEIRELPKLVCSRFPQSKVQEEVTPEASDAILQREKIASHAIPLTINVSPEGNPKNLANQRKTGSSSSLLLARSNNGFFSSHSGVSLSSRRKKTSRKYAFPHRVLPNSSADFGFADLAGKYLVHRRSIEREGTAQVLDSASTSNTVGYGVTSEPVASTESVDSPGVCDSTENGSNRIAEEINISVQHRRENCDRNVVGPFSVDDSAGYSNCPTLETCSTNDSSPAVSEEHPVIIDIHSDSRETSGGENDSDSNFVNGDSSPPRDQAAMSHGTHSVRIDRLQKSAEKMECSNDSTPIVLLQSTVQIKTDPSEVFETANDSSPVPKMKKVSISPQGDNAEHQDARHHIHSEGYSVIMPTSSPEVHSNSVPVHQVSPLMPHVVEVVGASPDHTEQSDSSHHHNCNDRYEDGKEHSCDICHKQFDSALSVTRHKRSHTGDRPYICKICGWGFNLSGNLNQHLAIHQKVKPFKCVYCGKTFARSNVLKAHVRCHTGERPYQCHLCGSKFIIGHNLKKHMLTRHGIREDDKLYSQNIDGPDDNNPQPSEQSENSSIPMLQS